The DNA window CATCCGCGCGCTCGTAGACGGTCACGTCGTGACCGCGTTCGGCCGCGGACGCCGCGGCCGAGAGGCCTGCCGGCCCGCCCCCGACGACAACTACCCGTCTGCCCCGCACACGTGGCATCGGCAGCGGCATCGATTCCCTTCCCGCACGCGGATTCTCGACGCAACCGAGCCAACGTCCCAGACCCATGCGTCCGACGCACTCCTGGTTGCAGGACAGGCACGTGCGGATCTCGTCGTCGGCGCCGCGCTCGGCCTTGGCCACGAACTCGGGGTCCGCGATCTGCCCGCGCACCACACCGACCAGATCGCAGCGGCCGTCCGCGAGCGCCCGTTCGGCCTCGGCCGGTTCCTTGAGCCGCCCCACTCCGACGACGGGCAACCGCACCGCGGAGCGAATGGCCTCGGAGACGTGCAGCGCATAACCACGCGGCATCGCCATCGACGGCTCCACCAGATGCAGCGTCTCGGTGGCCATCCCCATCGTGGTGTTGACGTAGTCGACGCTCCCCGTCGCCTCGACCATCCGAGCGACTTCGACCGCCTCGTCCAGCACGATGCCGCCGGCCACCTGTTCGTCACCCGCGAGCCGGACGCCCAGGATCGGGTCCGGACCGAGTGCTTCCCGGACCGCCGCGATCACCTGCAGCAGGAATCGGGCGCGATTCTCCAGCGGCCCGCCGTACCCGTCGGTGCGGAGATTGGTTCCGGACGCGAGGAATCCGCGGATCAACGACGACTGCGAACACTGCAGTTCGACACCGTCGAATCCGCCGGCGCGGCAGTGGCGCGCGACGGTGGCGTACCCGGCCACCAGTTCCGCGATCTCGGCGACGTCGAGCGCCTTGGGAACCTCCCGGAACAGTGGGTCCGGCACCGGGCTCGGCGCCCACAGGGGACGACGCGAGTACATGCCGGATCCCTGCCCACCATTGTGATTGAGCTGAGCCAGAATCACCGTCCCGTGCCGGTGAACGGCGCGAGTGATCTCGCGATAGCCCGCCACGACCTCGGGGCGATACCCGTGAATCACCCTCTCGTACGGCCAGTCCGAGGGATGGACGCACTGCTCCTCGGTGATGATCATCCCCACCCCGCCCGCGGCCCGCGCCGCGTAGTACGCGGTGTGCTGGGCAGTGGGCAGACCGTCGCGGGCGCTGTTGGTCAGGTGCGCGGTGAACACCACCCGGTTGTGCAGCATCTGTGGACCGAGACGGAGCGGGGAGAACAGCCGTGGGTGACGCATGGGAGACGGACGTCAGACCTTCGTGTTGCCCTGATCGAGTGCGATCTGGCTCGCGGTCACGGTCTTGGAGCCGTCACCCGCCAGCCACAGCACCGCGTCGGAGATGTCGTCGGTGTCCGCGATGGGCTTCTCGGTGAGGATGGGCGCGAAGTTGGGGCCGTACTGCGGGTGACGCTGCAGGATGACCAGGCTGCCCTGATCGGTACCCATGTGCGTGTTCACACCGTACGGATGGATCGAGTTGACGCGGATGTTGTACTCCCCCAGCTCCTTCGCGGCGGCCTGCGTGAGCCCCACCAGTCCGAACTTGGAGGCGCCGTAATGCGCCTGGCCCGGCAGTGCCTTCAATCCCGCGACCGAGCTGACGATGATGACGGACCCGCCGCGGCCGGCCTCGATCATCGTCGGCACCGCCGCCTTGAGCGTCTTGAAGGCGCCGGTGAGGTTGATGTCGATCAGCGTCTCCCACTGCTCGTCGGACATCTCCCAGAAGCGGTTCCAGTTACAGATGCCGGCGTTCGCGATGACGATGTCGAGGCGGCCGAACTGCTCGACGCCGCCGTCGACGACAGCCTTCAGCGCCGCGCTGTCGCGGACGTCGGCCTCGCGGGCGTAGATCTTCGCACCCTCCGCCTCGACGAGACGCACGGTCTCCGCGAGATCGTCCGCCGTCGCGGCGTCGTACGTGTTGTCACTACTGACGCTCTTGCAGACGTCCACCGCGATGATGGCCGCGCCCTCTCGCGCCAACCGCACCGCGTGCGTGCGACCCTGGCCGCGCGCCGCGCCCGTGATGAAGGCGACCTTGCCGTCGAACTGACCCACCGTGATCTCCTATCTGCTGACACCCTCGTACTGCGACATGGACATTGCCGCGAGGCGACCCTCGCGGACGGCTTCGAGTACGGTCCGGGGCGCGACACAGTCGCCGATCCTCGCCGCGCTCACTACGGAGGTCAACTGTTCGTTGGGCAACGGGTGCGAACAGTCCACCAGCACCGAGCACGGTACTCCGAAACGGACACCCGTGAAGCGGTTCTGCAGCAACACTTCTCCCGCGCCCGCCGACAGCAGCCGGACGGCGAGGTGCGACGCGACACCGGCGCGCCGCAGCCGCGCGTTCGCGCCCACCAGGTCGCCCGTCGGGCCGAGCCGCGACCCGACTGTCTGGTCCGGTGTCGCGACGGCCACGTCGCGGCCCCGGACGGCGAGCGACGATGCCACGGACACCGCGACGGGGCCGCCCACCGGGTCGAACACCACCACCGGTCCCGGCGCGAGCGCCGACCCGTAGAGGACGTCGGCCGCGGAAACCGCCTGCACGCCAGCATCGACCGGGCACGGCGCGGGACGCGGACGGCTGCCGGTCGCGACCACGACAGGTCCCCCGCGAGGCGCGCCCTCGCTCGAACCGCAGTCGTCACCGAACTGCACGGCGTGGCCGAGGCGCACGTCGACACCGAGTTGTACGTCGACACCGAGTTGTACGTCGACACCGAGGCGCCGGCACTCGTCCTCGAGCCAATCGGCCAGATGCGCGAGGCGGGATCGTCCGGCGCCGGCGGCGGCCGTGCGGAGCATCCCGCCCAGCCGCCCGGTCCTCTCCGCCAGCGTCACCCGGAAGCCCTGCCGGGCCAGCACCCGCGCCGCCTCGAGTCCGCCCGGCCCGCCGCCGACCACCGCCGCCGGGCCGCGATCGCCGGCGCCCCGCGGTGCATCACCGTCGACGTCGCCGTCGACCGTCTCGAAGCCGGCCGACGGGTTGCCGATGCACGTCACCACCGGGTTCCGGGGATCGCGCACCAGGCACGTCTGATTGCACAACACGCACGGCCGAGGCGTCCTGCCCGCCCGGACCCGGGTCACCAGGTCCGGGTCGGCGATCTGCGCGCGGGTCATCTCGACGGCGTCGGCGACGCCGTCGTCCAGCATTCGCTGCGCCTGCGCGGCGTCGACGACGCTGCCCTGCACCACCACGGGCACCCGACCGGCCGCCGCTCCGCGCATGTCGCGGCACAGCGCGGCGTTGAATCCGGGCTCGGTGTGGCCGTCGGGCCGGTAGGCCGCGGTCGAGTACGGTCCGCCCCGCACCACCACGAGCAGGTCCAGCGCCTCCGACAACGCGGCCACCTGTGCGGCGGCCTCGTCCGGAGTCACCCCCGCCCACGGCGCCTGCTCGTCGCAGCTGAGCCGCAGCGCCAGGATCCGGTCGTGGCCGATCTCGTGACGGACCGCGGCGATCACCTCCCGGGTGAGGCGTAGACGGTCGTCGCCGTAGCCGTCCGCGCGCCGGTTGGTGAGCCCGGAGTGGAACTGGCGCAGCAGGGAGAACGCTCCGGCGTCGAGTTCGACGCCGTCGACGTCGGCAGTGACCGCGGCCGCCGCGGCGATGCGGAAGCCGTCGATCACCGCGGCGATCTCGGCGCGCTCCATCTCCATCGGGAGTTCGCGCGAGACCGGGTCGGCAAATCGGGACGGCGCCCACAGCGCCGACTGCGACCATGCGCTCGAGCCCTGCAGTCCGGTGTGCCCGAGGCCGGCCAGCACGAGAGTTCGGTGCGGCCGGCACGCGTCCACCACCGCACGCCAACCCGCCGCGCAGTCGGCCGCCAGTGGGGCCCGCTCGTACGGCCAGTCGTCCGGATGGATCGATGCGGTCTCGGTGACGATCAGGCCGGCGCCGCCGCGGGCCCGACGTTCGTAGTACGCGACGTGCCGCGCCGAGAGGGCGCGGCCGTCGCCGAGGTTGGTCTCGTGCGGACCGAACAGCACCCTGGCCGGGGCGATGCGCCCGGCCAGGGTGAACTGCTCGGTGAGGCTGCCGCGCATTCTGCGCGCGGTGATCTAGCCGACGCCGAGATCGCGGCGGAAGCCCTCGGGAACCACGAGGTCATTCGGGCTCAGGTCGTGAATCGACTTGTGGCCCAATCCGAGCACCGCCGAGTCGATGCCGCCGCGCAGGATGTCGAGGACGTTCTCGACACCGGCCTGGCCGTTGGCCGAAAGACCCCACAGGTAGGCACGGCCGATCATGACGGCTCTCGCACCCAGCGCGAGAGCCTTGACCACGTCGCTGCCGCGGCGGATGCCGCCGTCGAGCACCACCTCGATCTGGTCGCCGACGGCCTCGGCGATCGCCGGGAGCGCACGGATCGGTGCGGGCGTGCCGTCGAGGTTGTTGCCGCCGTGGTTCGACACCGAGATCGCGGAGACGCCCGCGTCCACGGCGCGCTTGGCGTCGTCGACGCGCATGACGCCCTTGAGCATGAACGGTCCGCCCCACTGCTCACGCAGCCACGCGACGTCCTCCCACGTGGGCAGCGGGGTGCCCATCCACTGGCCGTACGCCCCGAAGAACGTGGGTGCGTCCTGGCCGGGTGCGGCGAGGTTGGGGGTGGTCAGGTCCGGCACCTTGCCGGTCTTGGCGAACTCCCACAACCACTTCGGTCGCGTGATGCCCTCGGGAGCGAACTGGAACATCGCCTTGAGGTCCATCTTCTCGGGGATCGCCGGGCTGCCCCAGTCGCGGCCGTTGGAGAACGACCAGTCGAGCGTGATGATCAGACCCGTGGCACCGGCCTTGCGGGCGCGTTCCATGCGCTGCAGCAGCGTGTCGCGGTCACCCACCCAGTACATCTGGAAGAAGGTCTGCGGGTTGGCCGCGGTCACCTCCTCGATGGACTTGCTCGCGAAGGAGCTGAGCCCCATCGCGGTCCCCCGCGCCGCCGCCGCACGCGCGACCGCGACCTCACCGTCGGGATGCACGGCCTGCACACCGGTCGGCGAGATCATCACCGGCATCGAGATGGGCTGCCCCATCACGGTGGTCGACAGATCACGCTCGCCGGACAGGCCGGCCACGTGCGGTGCGAACCCGAGCTCGGAGAAGGCCGCGATGTTGTCGTCGACGGTCAGCCCCTTCTCGGACCCCGCGACCAGCGCGGCGTACACCGACTTGGGCAGGCGCTTCTTCGCGCGACGTTGCGCCTCGGCAACCGTCTCGAACCACGCGTTCTTGGCCATCACTCAACCTCTCGTACTGCTGGTGGGTTACTACTGTTCCAGTCCGGCAAGCGGATTCTCGTCGCAGATCTTGGCCGGCGGACGGGTCAACAGGGTCAGCGGAACCGGCGCCTGCGGCCGGCGACGCTCGGCACGCTTGCCGGTGCGGGAGTGGTCCTGGCTCGACTTCGGCACCGTCCGCTCCCCCTCGAGCGCCGACGTGCCGTAGCCCTGGACGCATTCCGGGTCGGGGCCGTCCATCGGCAGGCCGGTGAAGAACTTCGCGGCCATGCACCCGCCGCGGCAGGCGTCGAAGTGGTTGCACTTGCTGCACGCGCCGCCCGTCTGCGGCGAGCGCAGATCCTGGAACAGCTCGGAGTGTTGCCACACCTGCTGGAAACCGCCGTCCGACACGATGTTTCCCGCGAGGAACTGGTCGTGGATCGCGAACGGGCACGCGTAGACGTCGCCGATGGGGTCGATCAGGCACACCACGCGCCCGGCGCCGCACAGGTTCAGTCCCGGCAGCGCATCGCCGTAGGCGGAGAGGTGGAAGAACGAGTCGCCCGTCAGCACGCCCTCGCCGTTGGCGACCAGCCAGTCGTACAGCTCCCGCTGCTGCTGCTGCGTGGGGTGCAGTTCGTCCCACACGTCGGCACCGCGACCCGACGGGCGCAGACGCGTGATGCGCAGCGTCGCACCGAACCGGTCGGCGAGCGCCTTGAACTCGTCCAGCTGGCTGACGTTCTCGCGAGTGACGACGACGGAGATCTTGGCATCTCTGAACCCGGCCTCCGCGAGGTTCTCGAGCGCACGCACGGCCATCGCGAACGAACCCGGGCCGCGGACGGCGTCGTTGACCTCGGCGGTCGCGCCGTCGAGGGAGATCTGGACGTCGACGTAGTCGCTGGCTGCCAGCCGCGCGGCCACCTTCTTGTCGATCTTGACGCCGTTGGTGGAGAACTTCACGCCCACCTGGTGTTCGGTCGCGTAGTCGACCAGTTCCCAGAAGTCCGAGCGCACGGTGGGCTCACCGCCGCCGATGTTGACGTAGAAGACCTGCATGCGCTGCAGCTCGTCGATGATCGCCTTGCACTGCTCGGTCGACAGCTCACGCGGGTCCCGGCGCCCCGAGGACGACAGGCAGTGGACGCACGAGAGGTTGCACGCGTAGGTGAGTTCCCACGTCAGGCAGATCGGCGCGTCCAGGCCGAGCTCGAACTGGTCGACCAGCCGGCCGACGGCGGGAGTGGAGGGGGCCGCGGGGGGCGAGACGGTGGTGGGCGGCTCGAGAACTGAGGTCATGGCGGAATCCTCGAATCTGACGGAAACACTCGAAGCAGGCTGCATCCTCGGGCAGAAATTGCCTGGAATTCGAGGGCGTCTGGTTGGGTACAGAGCGTGAAGGAGCGGCAGGTGTCAGGACGGCACGATCATGTGCGAGTCGGCCAGGGTGTCGAGGGCACGCAGATACGGCCGGGCCGCATCCTCCTCGACACCGTTGGCCTGGAGCGCTGCCCGCACGCTGGGGTGCTGGGGCAGGGATTCGACGATCGCGACGATGGTCCGGTTCTTCAGGAACGAGAGCTTGCGTGTTCCGAAGTGGTAGAGCAGCGCCCCGAAGGGTTCGGGGCGCAGCGCCACCTGCGGGTGAAGCTTCCATGCCGCGTCGAGATCGATCGTGCCGGCCGGCGAGGCTCCGCCGACGGCTTGTTCGGACACGATCAGTACACGCCGCACATGCCGTCGATGGACACCTCTTCGACGAGGGACTCCTCGACCAGCTGGCTTTCGGTGACGGTCTCGCGATCGGACATCGATTCCTCCTCCATATCGGACTCCGGCGACGGAGCGTGCGGTCAGAGTGACCTGTTCACTGTGACTCGGTTCACCACTCTAATGGCATTGGGTGCACAATGACTAGTGAAGGAGGTCACAGAAGTGCGCAGCCGTAGGAACCCGTCGTCCCGCATCGGTCGTCGGCCGACGACCACGCGCGACCGGATCGCCGCGGTGGGTATCGACCTGTTCGCCACGCGCGGCTTCGACGACACCAGCGTCGACGACATCGCCGAGGCCGCCGGGATCGCGCGCCGCACGTTCTTCCGGTACTTCCCGTCCAAGAACGCCGTGCCGTGGGGCGACTTCGACGCGCACCTGTCGGAGATGCGCACGATGCTCAGCGAACTTCCAGGCGACATCCCCGTGCTCGACGGGCTGACCTCGGCCCTGTTGGCGTTCAACACGTTCCCCCCGGAGGTGGCCGCCGGGCACCGCCGACGCATGCGGCTGATCTTCGAGGTGCCGGCCTTGCAGGCGTACTCGGTGGTGATGTACGACGGATGGCGCCGGGTCATCGCCGAGTACGTCGCCCGCCGGCTGCACGTCGGACCCACCGACCAGCTCCCCAAGACGGTGGGTTACCTGCTGCTCGGCGTCGCGCTGGCGGCCTACGAGACGTGGCTGGCCGACGACGAGTCCGACCTTCTCGACCTGCTCGGCCAGGGCAGCCGTCTGCTCTACACCAGCCTGTCCGACATCGACGCACCGATCCTGAACGGGGCTCCCCATGACGCTTGACTCGCTCGCCCCGTGCGCCCCCGGCCGGTGGACGCACGACCACGTCACCGTCGAGCGCGTCCCGAGCGGCCCGATCACGCTCACCCGCACCGGCACCGGACTGCACGTCCGGCATTCCCTGCACCCCGAGGCGCTCAGCGAACGCCTGGTGGCCGAGGTGACCGCCTCGATCGGCGACGCCGACTTCGGTCAGACGGAATTCGAGCTGACGATGGTCGGGCTGGTGCGCTCGACCGTTCCGGACGCCCTCGAGTCCTGGCGCGTGTACTACCGCAACTCGCTCGCCGAACTGCTGGACGGCACCGCGGACTTCGCGCCCATCCACGACAAGGCGGCCGAACTCGTGCGCGGCAGCGTCCTCGACCTCGGGTCGTGTTTCGGCTTCCTGCCGCTGCGGCTCGCGCGGGCCGGGGTCGAGGTGACCGCCACCGATATCCTGCCGGGCACGATGACCCTGCTCGCGGCCGTCGCGCCGACCCTGGGCCTCGAGCTCGGCACCCTCGTGTGCGACGCCGCGAACGTGCCGGTGCCCGACGGCAGCGCCGACACCGTCACGGCCGTCCACCTTCTCGAGCACGTCGACCCGGCCACCGGCGCGGCGGTACTGGCCGAGGCCCTGCGTATCGCCCGTGAGCGGGTCGTCGTCGCGGTGCCGTACGAGGACGTCGCGACCGCGTGCCACGGGCACGTGCGAACGTTCGATGCCGACGCTCTGCACGACCTGGGCGTTTCCACCGGCCGTCCGTTCGAGGTCTTCGACCACCACGGCGGCTGGCTCGTCGTCGACGCCTGAGCCCCGCAACTCACGGAGCACGCGCACTCGAGACCGGCGCCCTCGAGGCCCGGGGCCGACCCTCGAGATGCTCCCGATCAGCGGGAGCCGGAAGCGGAGAATTACGCTCTCCCCGGTAGCGTCGCTACGCTGCTACGCTGAAACTAGAACACGTTCTAGGGTTCTAGGACTGATCCACGAGAGGACCAGAGTTCGCATGACCACTATCGATGTGCCGCACAGCTCTCGATCCGCGGTGCTCACCGTGTCCGGGGTGATCGAGGAGACCCCCGATTCGCGGTCGTTGGTCTTCGACGTCCCCGCGGACATGAAGAGCAAGTTCGAGTACAAGCCCGGTCAGTTCCTGACCCTGCGCATTCCGAGCGACCAGACCGGCTCGGTCGCCCGTTGCTACTCGCTGGCGAGCTCGCCGTTCACCGACGACGCCCCCAAGGTCACCGTCAAGCGCACCTCGGACGGCTACGGCTCGAACTGGCTGTGCGACAACCTGAAGGTGGGCGACCAGCTCGAGGTGCTGCCCCCGGCCGGCGTCTTCACCCCGAAGTCGCTCGACCACGACTTCCTGCTGTTCGGCGGCGGCAGCGGCATCACGCCGGTCATGTCGATCCTCAAGTCGGCGCTCACCCAGGGCAGCGGCAAGGTTGTCCTCCTGTACGGCAACCGCGATGTCGAGTCGGTCATCTTCGCTGCCGAGCTGCGCGAGCTGGCGGCCAAGTACCCCGACCGCCTGTCGATCATCCACTGGATCGAGACGGTCCAGGGGTTGCCCAGCGTGACCCAGCTCGCCACGCTGCTGGCTCCGTACACCTCGTACGAGGCGTTCATGTGCGGCCCCGGTCCGTTCATGGACACCATTCACGAGGCTCTGGCCCAGGCCGGGATGCCCCGCTCGCAGGTCCACGCCGAGGTGTTCAACTCCCTGAGCGGTGACCCGTTCGCGGACGTCGAACTCGAGGAGGTCACGGAGGAGGAGGCCGCCGAGGCCGCGACCGTCGAGATCGAGCTGGACGGCGAGAAGCACAACCTCAGCTGGCCGCGCAAGCAGACGCTCGTCGACGTGATGCTGTCGAAGGGCCTGGACGTGCCCTACTCCTGCCAGGAAGGCGAGTGCGGCTCGTGCGCCTGCACCGTCCTCGAGGGCGAGGTCTCCATGGAGCACGCCGGCGTCCTGGATCAGGAGGACATCGACAACGGCTACATCCTGGGCTGCCAGGCCAAGCCGGTGAGCGATCACCTGAAGATCGAGTTCTGACGCTCGGCACCCGTTCGTAGCGAGGGCCCGATCCGCCGTCCGGCGGGTCGGGCCCTCGGCTTTTCGCCGGGGGCATGTGACATTCGGTCACTGAAACGTGGCGCGAACTGCACGAACCCGTGATCGGAGTGCAATCCGGACAGTATTGATCGACCGGTCAGTCAGCGTGACACTCGACTCGAGGACACAATCCTTTCCTCGAGGAGGCAGGTCATGAAGGCATCAACTCGTTGGCAGGACTACGCCGCCGTCATCATCGGCGCTTTCGCGGCCCTGTCGCCGCTCTGGCTGTCGACGAACTCCGGCGCCCGGTGGTCGTTGATCGTGC is part of the Rhodococcus sp. SGAir0479 genome and encodes:
- a CDS encoding mycofactocin system FadH/OYE family oxidoreductase 2 gives rise to the protein MRHPRLFSPLRLGPQMLHNRVVFTAHLTNSARDGLPTAQHTAYYAARAAGGVGMIITEEQCVHPSDWPYERVIHGYRPEVVAGYREITRAVHRHGTVILAQLNHNGGQGSGMYSRRPLWAPSPVPDPLFREVPKALDVAEIAELVAGYATVARHCRAGGFDGVELQCSQSSLIRGFLASGTNLRTDGYGGPLENRARFLLQVIAAVREALGPDPILGVRLAGDEQVAGGIVLDEAVEVARMVEATGSVDYVNTTMGMATETLHLVEPSMAMPRGYALHVSEAIRSAVRLPVVGVGRLKEPAEAERALADGRCDLVGVVRGQIADPEFVAKAERGADDEIRTCLSCNQECVGRMGLGRWLGCVENPRAGRESMPLPMPRVRGRRVVVVGGGPAGLSAAASAAERGHDVTVYERADVLGGQIRVASTAAGRAELGELVHNLERECGRRGVRIVTGVEATVESLRVESPDVVVVATGARPALPWWAAECTRAVHARAVLEGAPPVAGRVLVVDELGFQQGPSAAETLAGRGCAVTICTPAMIVGQDLGITLDMEGWQQRAHVAGIEQWTDVAVSAAAEDGGGVRVTLANHLTGGEHVATFDWVVCATHQEPEDSLWKSLSGNDALPFEVYRVGDAVTPRRSHAAVLEGHRVAVSL
- a CDS encoding mycofactocin-coupled SDR family oxidoreductase: MGQFDGKVAFITGAARGQGRTHAVRLAREGAAIIAVDVCKSVSSDNTYDAATADDLAETVRLVEAEGAKIYAREADVRDSAALKAVVDGGVEQFGRLDIVIANAGICNWNRFWEMSDEQWETLIDINLTGAFKTLKAAVPTMIEAGRGGSVIIVSSVAGLKALPGQAHYGASKFGLVGLTQAAAKELGEYNIRVNSIHPYGVNTHMGTDQGSLVILQRHPQYGPNFAPILTEKPIADTDDISDAVLWLAGDGSKTVTASQIALDQGNTKV
- a CDS encoding mycofactocin system FadH/OYE family oxidoreductase 1, with product MRGSLTEQFTLAGRIAPARVLFGPHETNLGDGRALSARHVAYYERRARGGAGLIVTETASIHPDDWPYERAPLAADCAAGWRAVVDACRPHRTLVLAGLGHTGLQGSSAWSQSALWAPSRFADPVSRELPMEMERAEIAAVIDGFRIAAAAAVTADVDGVELDAGAFSLLRQFHSGLTNRRADGYGDDRLRLTREVIAAVRHEIGHDRILALRLSCDEQAPWAGVTPDEAAAQVAALSEALDLLVVVRGGPYSTAAYRPDGHTEPGFNAALCRDMRGAAAGRVPVVVQGSVVDAAQAQRMLDDGVADAVEMTRAQIADPDLVTRVRAGRTPRPCVLCNQTCLVRDPRNPVVTCIGNPSAGFETVDGDVDGDAPRGAGDRGPAAVVGGGPGGLEAARVLARQGFRVTLAERTGRLGGMLRTAAAGAGRSRLAHLADWLEDECRRLGVDVQLGVDVQLGVDVRLGHAVQFGDDCGSSEGAPRGGPVVVATGSRPRPAPCPVDAGVQAVSAADVLYGSALAPGPVVVFDPVGGPVAVSVASSLAVRGRDVAVATPDQTVGSRLGPTGDLVGANARLRRAGVASHLAVRLLSAGAGEVLLQNRFTGVRFGVPCSVLVDCSHPLPNEQLTSVVSAARIGDCVAPRTVLEAVREGRLAAMSMSQYEGVSR
- the mftD gene encoding pre-mycofactocin synthase MftD (MftD, an enzyme found in the mycofactocin biosynthesis locus, performs an oxidative deamination of 3-amino-5-[(p-hydroxyphenyl)methyl]-4,4-dimethyl-2-pyrrolidinone (AHDP). The resulting compound, now called pre-mycofactocin (PMFT), is a biologically active redox cofactor that can oxidize the non-exchangeable NADH of TIGR03971 family SDR-type oxidoreductases.), which codes for MAKNAWFETVAEAQRRAKKRLPKSVYAALVAGSEKGLTVDDNIAAFSELGFAPHVAGLSGERDLSTTVMGQPISMPVMISPTGVQAVHPDGEVAVARAAAARGTAMGLSSFASKSIEEVTAANPQTFFQMYWVGDRDTLLQRMERARKAGATGLIITLDWSFSNGRDWGSPAIPEKMDLKAMFQFAPEGITRPKWLWEFAKTGKVPDLTTPNLAAPGQDAPTFFGAYGQWMGTPLPTWEDVAWLREQWGGPFMLKGVMRVDDAKRAVDAGVSAISVSNHGGNNLDGTPAPIRALPAIAEAVGDQIEVVLDGGIRRGSDVVKALALGARAVMIGRAYLWGLSANGQAGVENVLDILRGGIDSAVLGLGHKSIHDLSPNDLVVPEGFRRDLGVG
- the mftC gene encoding mycofactocin radical SAM maturase (MftC is a radical SAM/SPASM enzyme that catalyzes the first two steps in biosynthesis of the electron carrier mycofactocin from the terminal Val-Tyr dipeptide of the precursor peptide MftA.), whose amino-acid sequence is MTSVLEPPTTVSPPAAPSTPAVGRLVDQFELGLDAPICLTWELTYACNLSCVHCLSSSGRRDPRELSTEQCKAIIDELQRMQVFYVNIGGGEPTVRSDFWELVDYATEHQVGVKFSTNGVKIDKKVAARLAASDYVDVQISLDGATAEVNDAVRGPGSFAMAVRALENLAEAGFRDAKISVVVTRENVSQLDEFKALADRFGATLRITRLRPSGRGADVWDELHPTQQQQRELYDWLVANGEGVLTGDSFFHLSAYGDALPGLNLCGAGRVVCLIDPIGDVYACPFAIHDQFLAGNIVSDGGFQQVWQHSELFQDLRSPQTGGACSKCNHFDACRGGCMAAKFFTGLPMDGPDPECVQGYGTSALEGERTVPKSSQDHSRTGKRAERRRPQAPVPLTLLTRPPAKICDENPLAGLEQ
- the mftB gene encoding mycofactocin biosynthesis chaperone MftB (MftB, a small protein, is a peptide chaperone that assists the radical SAM enzyme MftC in performing two modifications to the C-terminal Val-Tyr dipeptide of the mycofactocin precursor peptide, MftA. MftB's role is analogous to the role of PqqD in the biosynthesis of PQQ, a cofactor that derives entirely from a Tyr and a Glu in the precursor PqqA.), yielding MRRVLIVSEQAVGGASPAGTIDLDAAWKLHPQVALRPEPFGALLYHFGTRKLSFLKNRTIVAIVESLPQHPSVRAALQANGVEEDAARPYLRALDTLADSHMIVPS
- the mftA gene encoding mycofactocin precursor MftA (Mycofactocin is a small molecule electron carrier derived from the final two amino acids, Val-Tyr, of MftA, the mycofactocin precursor. It plays a role in redox homeostasis and the metabolism of alcohols and aldehydes in Actinobacteria, including Mycobacterium tuberculosis.) — protein: MSDRETVTESQLVEESLVEEVSIDGMCGVY
- the mftR gene encoding mycofactocin system transcriptional regulator (MftR, the mycofactocin system transcriptional regulator, is an uncharacterized TetR family DNA-binding transcription factor. Its role is inferred by context. It occurs as part of the biosynthesis locus for mycofactocin, a partially characterized electron carrier derived from the terminal Val-Tyr dipeptide of the precursor peptide MftA, through a radical SAM enzyme-mediated process.) encodes the protein MRSRRNPSSRIGRRPTTTRDRIAAVGIDLFATRGFDDTSVDDIAEAAGIARRTFFRYFPSKNAVPWGDFDAHLSEMRTMLSELPGDIPVLDGLTSALLAFNTFPPEVAAGHRRRMRLIFEVPALQAYSVVMYDGWRRVIAEYVARRLHVGPTDQLPKTVGYLLLGVALAAYETWLADDESDLLDLLGQGSRLLYTSLSDIDAPILNGAPHDA
- the mftM gene encoding mycofactocin oligosaccharide methyltransferase MftM translates to MTLDSLAPCAPGRWTHDHVTVERVPSGPITLTRTGTGLHVRHSLHPEALSERLVAEVTASIGDADFGQTEFELTMVGLVRSTVPDALESWRVYYRNSLAELLDGTADFAPIHDKAAELVRGSVLDLGSCFGFLPLRLARAGVEVTATDILPGTMTLLAAVAPTLGLELGTLVCDAANVPVPDGSADTVTAVHLLEHVDPATGAAVLAEALRIARERVVVAVPYEDVATACHGHVRTFDADALHDLGVSTGRPFEVFDHHGGWLVVDA
- a CDS encoding ferredoxin--NADP reductase, coding for MTTIDVPHSSRSAVLTVSGVIEETPDSRSLVFDVPADMKSKFEYKPGQFLTLRIPSDQTGSVARCYSLASSPFTDDAPKVTVKRTSDGYGSNWLCDNLKVGDQLEVLPPAGVFTPKSLDHDFLLFGGGSGITPVMSILKSALTQGSGKVVLLYGNRDVESVIFAAELRELAAKYPDRLSIIHWIETVQGLPSVTQLATLLAPYTSYEAFMCGPGPFMDTIHEALAQAGMPRSQVHAEVFNSLSGDPFADVELEEVTEEEAAEAATVEIELDGEKHNLSWPRKQTLVDVMLSKGLDVPYSCQEGECGSCACTVLEGEVSMEHAGVLDQEDIDNGYILGCQAKPVSDHLKIEF